The region CGACTACGCAACCCTGAACGACTGGTGGCGTCAGCAGTTTCCCGACGTCACGACCGCGCCGGCACGATTCACCTTCCAGGCTGCCGCGCTTCCGTTCGGCTGCAAGATCGAGATCCAGGCCGTCGCCGCCCGCGGCCACTGACTCGGCGCGCGGTGCGGTCTGCCTCCGGGGCACGCGCGAGTGGAGTTCGAAGGGTCGACGCTGCGGATGGCCGTCGATGCGGTCTTCCGGGATGCCGAGCGCGTTCAGCGCAAGTAGGACCAGGGTCGGGGCTCGCCAGGTGGATTCGCTAGGAAGTGAAGAAGTCGACGAGTGCCTGGCGAACCCAGCTACCGGGGATCGCCGGGTCAGCGCCCGGGAGGATCTCGGTCGAGGCATCCACTGCCCAGTCGATGAGCAGGAACCGGCTGATCTGGACGAGCGCCTCGTCGACGTGACTCCGGGGATCGATTCCGATGTCGTGGAGGAGATTGGCGAGGTCGATGCCGCGTGGTCCGCGCACCGGCCGTTGCCAGTCGATCACCCGCGGTCCGTCCGCCATGGGGAACACCTCGTGACCGGTGAGGTCTCCGTGCTGGATCACCGCTTCGGTGTCGACCGCTGCGAGCACGGGAAGCGACTCCGACCAATCGCGCAGCCGCCGCACGTCTGCGCCGTGCACCCCGGGGTAGCGCTGGGCGTCGACTTCTCGCGCCAGCCCGTCGAGCGTACGGGCCGCGAGCGTTCGCCACGCGTCTACTCCTCCGATGTCGCGAAGTACCGGGAGCCGCGGGTCGAGCAGCGAGATCTCTGCACAGGCTCGTTCGGCGATGGATGCCGCGGCAGTCAGTGTGCCGAACGCAGGATCGTCGACGAGCTCGCGAAGTGAAGGAGAGCTGATCCACTCTGTCGCTATCCAGCGGCCTGCGCTCCCCTCGATTCGGGGGAACTCAATGTGTGGCGGAAGGAGACTGCCTCGGGCGGCAGCGTAGAACTCGACCTCGATGCTGGGAGGGAGCTGCGCCTTGTAGGCAAAGGCACGCCCGTCATCGAGGATCACTCTGTCGGTGACCGTGAGGGGCCACTCGTGCACCCTCACGCGCGAGGTCACGGGACCGCCGAGTTGATCGCCGAGTTCGTCGTCGTCGTGGACCAGAAGGTTCGGCCAGATCGGATGCGCCCGCACACGGCCACACTAACCGCTGCGATCGCAGACCCCCGCCCAACCTGAGCGGGTCCGCGTCGG is a window of Microbacterium terrae DNA encoding:
- a CDS encoding phosphotransferase gives rise to the protein MRAHPIWPNLLVHDDDELGDQLGGPVTSRVRVHEWPLTVTDRVILDDGRAFAYKAQLPPSIEVEFYAAARGSLLPPHIEFPRIEGSAGRWIATEWISSPSLRELVDDPAFGTLTAAASIAERACAEISLLDPRLPVLRDIGGVDAWRTLAARTLDGLAREVDAQRYPGVHGADVRRLRDWSESLPVLAAVDTEAVIQHGDLTGHEVFPMADGPRVIDWQRPVRGPRGIDLANLLHDIGIDPRSHVDEALVQISRFLLIDWAVDASTEILPGADPAIPGSWVRQALVDFFTS